Part of the Girardinichthys multiradiatus isolate DD_20200921_A chromosome 14, DD_fGirMul_XY1, whole genome shotgun sequence genome is shown below.
TTGCCCAGGGTCCCCTGGGATTACTAATCCGGCCTAACCTTGAGTCagaaatttttaaataatataggGAGAccatgtttttattcaactttgTTGTCAATTCTAAATAGCAAAGCTGTTCAAATATTTGCTAAACATTAGAACATAATGAGTGAGGCACAATGCAGTGAGTAAATGACACCAAATCTTTCACGTCTGAATAAAAAGAACCAAAGgtccttttattttgatattttcagaTGTGACGTGACCAGACTGCTTTTCACTGATTGGCAGTGGGAGgatgagaaatgagaaggttttcgttGAGGCAGTGCAGGAAAAGCTAATCAAACTCAAGAGcatctacaataatattaaggaccaccaTGGCTGGAGCAGGTCAAACACGTAATTTTACCATTCACGAGTCATAAACCATGactgaaggctgacagaaaagaaaaaggacaaatcacctttctgaattacatgcaggcagagcgctgtatataataacatcctaaaccagctgatcacacataaaatcagctgttcagaggcacaaacatttcccccaaaacatacaaaacaataccaccatgaaacaacgtgTTTGGTTCGAAAATGTATTTACGGTCCTTGCAgccagagagcagctgccccgTTATCAGACTGCCTGCCGCGGACCAAACAGGAGGACGAGACCGCTGAATCTGCAGAGCACGAAtatgcaatatccaacctaaaactaacttcaaaggtcaaatgtttgtggttttgcgCTTTTAAGTCCTGGTCCTCGTTATTACCATGGCTCAGACAAAAACCttttcataaagcccaaaattgtaacttcttcaggcaaactttggagctttaccatccagacagcagtgtgtcttctctctgcttctcctgctccaacccctcacatcagaacccctgagccttattttataaagttctggctgggctgtggtccagataattatcccagtggatcattttagacataaaaacataaatacgacattcttgcatatacattaatacaaacgttattagtatttagtttatttatgtttttgtttttttttctttttttcatttcacgcagattactttaatgtgacaacgTAACACAGTAActttaatagcagcacagcgctcCACACTCATGGCCAGAGTAGTAAGTACCATGTAACTTCCCCCATTTTCACTGTGTAACGAGGGGAAGGACCAGCTAGTGGCCGCAATGTACAACTTCAGGTTTTTGCCAACCACTAGTAAacccaagaagaagaagagccaAGTAAAGAAGATGAGACCTGCGAGGAGGAGATGCAGAGGATCACAGTGTAGAGGAACACTGTACAACCTGTTTGACTCCAAGATTACATACCAAAAAGTACGTTTAACGGTGGTTTCCTGATAAggcaatgtttaaaataatttctgtgTTCACATAGGAGATCAGTTTTGGTAGTTCAGCAACAACTACAAGTCGAGAGCATCAAACTAACGTTACCCGTCGCTACAGACATTCGCTCCtcatttatttcttcatttaataCAGGTTGTTGCACATAAATGTGTTTCTCTAAtgatttaagagcaataaaattAGCAGACAATCAGCCTGCTAGCGGATTGTTGCTCTGATGGTTAGGTGAAATGTAACAGGATTATGCCACCCTGTCAAGAAGCTGAAAAGTTTTGTTCAAAGGCTCATAACTTTCTAGGTATTCCAtgcaaataaactttacttactAACAGTTTGAGTACTCAATTTACAGCTACAATCTGTTTGCCATGACGTTTTGAGGTAATAGGTGGGAATTGATAACATTGTGTAAGTAGTACTTGAAGTGATATGACTAATATGATTGAGAATGAAAATACAGGGATACACgacttctttttaaaaagatgcAAATCAGGCACAAATCAAATAGAATTCTGCTCTGGTATCAGCAGCCCTGATGGCTCACATCCTGGGACCAGTCAGGAGAGGAAATGTCAGCCAACCATCACCAGGTCAGAGTATCTACAGAAACAGTCAATACCCAGTTCAGTAGTTACCTCaagttttacattattttgaaatgttgtttgctgctgtgtgttgtttttgataaaattgtggttgtgtttttattttaaaaatactcatATTTTTGGTTTAATATAGTTCTATCGAGGGAGGAGTCAGAAGCTACAGAGGCCTCTGCCTCTGGGGCCTCTGTGGCTTCAGAGGCAGAGGCCTCTGTGGCTTCTGACTCAGGCCTCTGCCTCTGACCAAGATGATGGTGAGCAAGAAGAGCCAGTCCCAGGAGATACCCCTGACCTCTTGCCAGCCGTGTCCACTTCTGCTTATGTTCCTCCGAAAGGAACCAGTGGTAATTCTACATAACTGAAACCTGCTAGTTTGCTGCCTTATCGgttttacaattttatttatcattgatttgtgtttgaataaatccatccatctatgtTCTATACCTGCTTTATCCGTATAGGTCTCCTTTGAATACATAATATgcagatacagtgttaaaaaagaacagaagggggtaaaaaagaacatgaaaagaaaaaaatgttgacCAGTACTCAATTTTTGGTGTATATAGGTGCAGAGGTGAGAAGGCAGAGGGTTTGGGTTAGGGAAGGTCCTACGGTTTTCACCACTCTGTTGATCATGTTTAGTCTCTATACTTCACGCTTACCACAGTATGCTATCCATCATGCCTGCTATTCCAGACCATCACTTTGATGTTGGATTATCATCTATTTGAAAGCTGTTCAATAAATGGGAGCACCCCACAACTTATTTCCCAGTCTGGACATTGTTTGTAAGCACGTAGGAACCTGGATCCGCCCAAACCCAGAAGCGACCAAAGAGATGGAACCTGATGGTCGCTAcaacatatatgtatatatatatatatatatatatatatatatatatatatatattgatctAATACTGGTTACATTAGGATAATGTGTTACAagttatatattttctttcaatattattgatttctttacaaaaaatatattatacatTCTATTTACACACAAGCAACAATATTTCTACCAATAAAAGCAGTAACATCTACATTAATATTAACAATTACAGGAGTTATAAGTGTGATATCCATTTCTAATCctctttttatactttttaatgaTTGGACATTGCTTGAGCTCCAAATCTGGAATATTTCAAAGCTTCATCACAATGGTGTCATTGTTCAAAAGTTAGAGAGACGAATTCATTTTGATAGTCTATGGACCCCATGAGATAGCCCTGGCCCCCTCTGGCCCCCCAATGATAAAAGTCTATCTCCGCCCCTGGCTTGGTCCTGTTgactggttccttctgtcatgatggattgtgttctttttggacAAACGTGCAGAACAATGCTCGGGTTCAGCATGGTAAGTTGCAAGCCTCCCTATATCAATAaaatttaataattacaatgttGGGACCacttcaaacaacctaaaatacttataacatcacaaaaagaagagaaagacaaaataattagtttcttactcATTGCAAgtagaacggacagagatgtgcttttaGTTACAAATTTCCTActgctctgaaaaacatctgtctttttattatcttcagggtggtccctagttacaataaatGTTGCTGCTCTATAGGATGGGGAAAGATACAGCAGCAACGTGACACAGGTCACACAAaccattatcttgtacaaaCAAAGCTTGCATAGTCTCCATAATCTTAAGGTATGTGCAATCAGCTGTTATCCTTGTGATGAGTTCCCACTGTGACTGCGTCATCCCGATTCCACCTTtcctccttgcctgcaaacaactcatcacGTTTACttacacatacatcatgaaaggttataaaggtaAAATAGCAGAGTTAACAACAAGAGaggaaatataagataaatctatatacaattattccaacaaccacagccatggttacaacatgaaattCCGGTCcgaactttcctggaactttcaaaataaatcgcattaacctacttccagcacagccaggaaaaggggtaacagtggacttcccgtgatgtcactgtccaaataaaatgaCCGCTTTCGCAGATATTCTGCTTCTTCACACTGGTCCTAGCGGATCTGgaaggagggacacagcgcgctaatgtctctttgctggcaaacagacataactgttcaaactggatccaagagtgtcatacgatcacgcaatcatatgcactaagtacGAATGGatagctgtttgtgtatccggtattcattcatgaacgggggtaattaaggtacaagcgtggcttgacttttctctctgaggtctacagatgcaaactgtgttatagagagttccctgcagagaccctgtctctacaacgctgagtggagcagttttccgggtctgaaggaaggacaacgggaccgcatcaccatggttacagcagtaacgttcagtttggccggccgacagagcgAGCCGTCCCTCCCCACGGTTACGTAGGTTAGCTGCaaactaaccctttgttcactgtggatgctttcttcaacttcgtcgcctCGGACAACTTTGCCTGAGCACGGTTCACctgagaggttaggtttgggcagagagagagaagtagtttagaatgaaataatgaaaatttttttcattttatgaagtttggttttgttggtGTGAAattcagctatcttagtgccagcacatgtgctcagtttgtgttctgtgttttttttttttttttaagttaagacaaactttatttaaagggtgattttaaacacagaagatcaaccataacgcgccgtccatgcttatgcattttaaccccttttattaatggtattttaaaggtatatgtgtttgattctgatgataagctataagcgtcttttgttagcttcaaccacACACAGCTAAAGATcgtttacccaaaaaggttgttagttttcaatccagtaaaacaatatttccctaaatattttactaaacttgataactaagtaaacacaattaagccccatttctccagaaagatttgtttctttttcaaaataatatttccttaaatattattttactatttccttaataatatttctttaaatattttaataaataaaggcaactaattccccaccgttgagaattggtcaaccagaaggttggttttattcagcagattattctttaaaatattattttattaaaatgatattttatctgatcttgcattatgaagggttgtctaaaggtatgctgattattgcctaagttagttccaagactaacttaacttcactaccagattcttcaagataatccttggttctcaaacataaataacattgcatggtaatgttgcatcactctttcggtcatgattttcaaccatctttgatcaacttgttaaTATTTTACATAGCCCAGTAGTCTTCCTTATTTCTTAAtgctgcttggtagtttagttgattGTTTTACcatggtgaagagtttgttgattgaaatatgtttgactctgagttgacttatttttgttaataaattcttgtattttaagaaattgtgtgaattcattccatgtgtctgcagttttgctgttcaataatgtcagagctcgtctcatccctttcaattttgtccctATACCACTTATTGGGTATAGggatggtattcacaggacatctcttaacagaccgaaatattatttaataaatattaaaatattaacattaaatattaaataatatattcataattacaacaataataataataatattgctCCTTATAGGGCCCAAAGcatgctatattttaaattttcctGTTGCTTGTAGCCtgcattgctttttaaaaaccCAGAAGTAAAAAAGATTCAGTGTCTAACGTTGAGAAAACATCAATGTGTACTAACACTAACACATTTATATCTAAAACAATGTTATTTTAAGTGACAGGTTTGTAGCAAATTAAATGTGGTGAGTAAAACTAAGCTTAAAGAGAGCAGTTAGGTTTATTCAAGGTTTGTAGCAACTAATAATGTAATAAAGACCTGTAGGATTTGGCCAAGCCTTGGAAGGAGGACTCAGACTTCCGCTGGTAAAGGATTTTAttcctttcttcttttcccCCAGCCAGTGGAAGTGCATTGTGTAATTGTATCAACAAAATTCCAAGGTAGCACTAGGCCCCTGACTATGGAGCACTAGTACACTGTGCCTCAGGATGCTTAAACTGCACAATTGCTCAGGAGGGAGCTTCTACTCCGGGCTTTATACCAGAAGCTCCTCATATAAGACAAACTACCAATAATTAAGTTTTATAATCAGTGTTacctttaaagttttttttaccagcctattattattattattattataaagagACTTTGCAACTTAGCATGCTGATCCTGAGCATTGTTCTGCATGTTAGTCCGACAAGAAGACAGAAGGACAGAAGGAACCATGTAACAGGAGCAAGCAGACAATCAAGCTACAGAGCTGATCCGGTTGATCCGGCAGCAGAAGGATAAGGCCAGGGCCCCATATGGCAAGAAGATAGAGGTCCAGCCTTCTCCGCTGTTGCTGGAGTAGATGCAAGACACTATTGGGATTCCAGTTTGGTGCTGGCAACATCAGGGTACAGAACGGGCTAGAACTGCTCCTCTCTGCCTCAACCATTCCCTGCCTCATTACCTGCGTTCATGGAAACGGATTATGTTTTCTGTCGGCCTGCTGCCACCTCTTCGTCCTGCCATAGGCACCGGTGTCACCTTCCTTCCACGTCTGCAGCAGCCGCCGAGCACTCTAcgtcagcagcagcagggccTTCTGGTCATCACCTGGGCCAAGCAGACAGCCACTTTTTGGACCACCTGGATAAAGCCTTTAAGCAGGTCCTAGTCATTATGGGTGTATTCCAATGGCTGCTTGTGACAAAAAGTTCACCCTGGAGGAGATTGGACATGGCCAATCAACTTAGGTCCTGGGTGGAGGAATGGGGGAGTTTTCTTCCCCCAGATTAACTTAACAAACCTCGAGGCTTAGTCTCAGAGAGCTCTGGCAGAACTCTTCCCTCCTGCCTCCAAGGGTTGGACCCACCCTTCCAGCTTCCAAGCCCAGGATGTTCCACCGCTCTATTCCGCTCCTTCAGCTTCCTCCAGTGGTCATTGGCGGGAGATGGCTGCACCTGTCCCATCCATGCAACTTCCTGCACATCACCTGAGTGCAGCAGGGGAGCCCACACGTGTCTCTAGAATGCTGCTGATGGGCCTGCCTCTACCTTCTCTGCATGTTGCAGATGGCGTTGTAAGATGTAAGATCGACGCTTCAGCTTCTTCCACTGAGGGTCAGCTGAACGACTCAGCTCCTGCCTCTGAGGGTCTTCCAAACTCCTCAGCTCCTgtgtgggtcttcccaatgccTCAGATCTTCTGGGCACCACTGCAGAGACTGCACAGATGATCTGCCCAGATGATCCGCTGCCTCGTCGAAGGTTCAACCCCTCCCTAAAGCTTCTACATTGTTCCAAGGCTCCCAAGCTTCACCGTGGTTCCAAGGCTTCTGCGCTCCACCGTGGTTTCGAGGCTCCCAACTCCTCTGTGGTCCCAAGTTGCCCAGACTCCTCCATGGGTTTAAGTCTCCCGAGCTCCCAAGCCGTCGGCCACCAAAGAGAGGATCCTCTACCCTCCCCGACCTCTAAGGCTCCTTCTCAGCTGCCGTCAACCTCCGTCTTCTTCTAAGCCGCCGTCGATCTCCTAGCCATCCACCTGAACTGGGCCTACTCGGGATGACCTCCCTGTTGTCCACCTGAACTCTCTTTTGTGTTTTGGTACTTGTCCTCCTTCCGATGCTTCCTCCACCCGCCTTGGTCACatagttttgtgttttggttttgccCTTCTTCAAAGACTGCCTCCACCTGCCTTGATTATatagttttgtgttttgcttccttttttttttatagggcAGCCAAGTGGGTGGTGATGACATGATCTGACAGTGTCTCATATTAGATTTATTTTggtgttcaattcaattcaattcaattcagtttatttatatagcgccaattcacaacacatgttgtctcaaggcacttcacaacagtcaggtacatacattccaattaatactaacaattgaacagtgcagtcggagttagctttttattcaaattgttgaataaaaaaaaagaaaagttttttctatctaaggaaacccagcagattgcatccagtcagtgacttgcagcattccctcctccctgatgagcatgtagagacagtggacagtcactggcattgactttgcagcaatccctcatactaagcatgcaagtgacagtggagaggaaaaactcccttttaacaggaagaaacctccagcagaaccaggctcagtatgagcagccatctgccacgaccaactggggatttgagagaacagagcagagacacacaaaaataacacagaagcactgatccaggagtactttctatgggaaggaaaagtaaatgttaatggatgtagcttctttagtcgtttcacctagaaagaaagaacagatacactctgagccagttttcaaggttagagtctgaaagagagcacatagagtttgttacagttaagctcagtcaattaccatgtctaggagagagaaagggttaaacactaaaagacagacATTCAGATTTGTTACTTCCCGGGATTCCTGTTCGGTGTTTTGGTAGATCTATTTTCTCCCTGTCGGTTATGTTCCTTAGTTGCTATTCATTCCATTGTATACGTATGCCCATTCTGTTACATTCACGGATCTTCCGTGTTAATTAACCTCCCTCCTTCAGTAGCCTGCAATTTGCTACCACCAGCCACTCCTGATTGCTCCTTGATTAGCACCCTTGGTTgactggtccattctccactctccctcagtgtttatacTTTCTGGTTGTCATTGCTATTCATTGGTTCCTTTTATGAACTACACTAACTACTACCTGctccatgtctgtttttcaatcagtgttaattttaaaggttttctccaatttattattattattattataataaggAGGCTTTGCCACTTAAACTGAGAACAATTAAACATCaagaaagaaaccaaacaaatcTGTACACATATAAAACTGCTATATGTtgaggctgctggaggacataatgaccactttcactctctttgctacattctcatactactctccaattttgcattatatgcgttatttcagctttcaactttatgttctctctcttttgtcttcctagaagttacacctgacctgactctgtgtctacctgtgacacctttctggagaggggcatcgtccaagcttctgctgccaacaacttaatgctcaccttctacagatgatccacttggcgctgtctttcagtgtttaaccctttctttctcctagacatagcaattgactgagcttctactgtgactaactctatgtgctctctttcagactctatccttgaaaactggctcaaagtttatctgttctttctttctagatgaaacgactaaaggagctacatcctctaacatttacttttccttcctataggAAGTACtcatggatcagtgcttctgtattctttgtgtgtctctgctctgttctctctaacccccagtcagtcgtggcagatggctgctcacactgagcctggttctgctggaggtttcttcctgttaaaagggagtttttcctctccactgtcgctacatacatgctcagtatgagggattgctgcaaagtcaacgccagtgactgcccactgtctctacatgctcatccgggaggagtgaatgctataagtcactgactggatgcaatctgctgggttttcttagatagaaagactttttaaccagtttgaataaataactgaatctaactgcactgtttgatagttagaattaattggaatgtatgtacctggcTTGAAATCTGGGtgatttgactgaattgactttgtaaagtgccttgagatgacatgtgttgtgaattggcgctatataaataaaactgaattgaactgaatccTGAAAAGTGCTTCAACAATAGGAAGCTTTGCTCTGACATTCCACTTTTAGCTAATAGATATTAATTCCTAAatccatttaaaaaatactgaacagaaaagcaTGATCAAAGAGCCAGCCCAAAAAGAGATAGGGGAGTTATGAGCTTATTACACACGATTACACCTCAAACACATTATCATGTCTTTGGTGTGCAGATTTACTAAGTTGTGCTTAAAACTCTAATTACAATAAATTAATGCTGTTGTTAAGTAAATGGTATTGTGATCAAACCTGGGATGTGCTCAAACTGCTGGCTCAATTTGGTCAGGACTGAactaattatattttaaaagtttcttAAAAAACACTGTATTAGCTTATataatcagattttatttatttatttttaaattgaattgtaATGTGTGCAAATGCTATACAAATGAATGTGCCTTTCTAGTATTGAAAAATCAGAACCATTAGACAAAAGTTAGATTTATTGAACATAACCTAAGAAAATGTTAATGATATTGTCTTTTGCCAATCCCACTACTGGTTACAATTACTGCTGTAGGACATTTGTTATACAATGCTTTCAGAAGAAATtgttgaaaaaccaacaatgatTGTATATTGAAAGCAAAATCGTTGTTTACTTGAATTGTAATAGCACTGATGAAATCGTGATTGCTTTGCTACATACGTTTCATTCTACGTCACATGATCTGATAAAGCATGACAGTAGGCACCTCCTTTAAAAGGATCTTTTCACCAGAAGATTAAGAATCCTCTTCACCCAGGGTTGATTTGGATCCACGCAGATGTGGTatgacctttttgtttttaaactgaaagaaaataaatgcacataatttatatttttgtccataaaagaggaaataaaatatgcataatAACAATTAAAACTTCACTTTTAATATGAGTATAGTTAAGACAAAAAACCCAGCAAATTTTGTAAATAGCCTACTGTGAATGACAGGAACCCAGCTTGCTGTACTTACATAGCTGCAGTCAAGAGACAGCGGGGGGGACCAGTCAAGTAATATGAAGTGAAGACATTTTTGTTTATGGGTTTTCGGAACAATTTAAAGCAGCAGACATCAAGAAAGGTTGCACCTGAAAATAAGGCCATGGCATTGGTGAATGTCTGATTGaataaatacttattttctgCTGCAGGAGTGAAAGGGTTTAGTTTGACTTTTCCCTGAATGGGTAGTGATGTcaattttctgcatttttggaCTAGAGCAGCTTCAGTGATTTCCCCATTAATTGCAAATAATGCATGGATCATTCTGAGTTTCTAGTAGCTGTTGAAAGTAGGATTTAGTGTTTAATGTTTGCTAATCACATCAATTAAATCAAATGGATAGACTCTGTTGGATCCAATAGAAATTAACAGTTTAGGGACTACTACCTGGAGTTGTATAAAGCACAAAAACAACTCAACCTACTAAAAAACCTTTCTCAGTCAAATAGATGTACCTATCGtgtcagataaaaaaaagtagACTTAATCAAAACTTACTAAAGAAGAAATTTTCTAGTCCCACACCTAGAAATGTTTGAATCAAACTATCTACCTCCTTTAAATACCACACTAAACAATCTTCTGCCTAAACCAGGAAAATCTCTAGATAAATGTAAGAATCTAACGCCCATTATTCTATTGAATTCAGATTTAAGAATCTTTGTAAAATATTAGCAGACGATTACAAAAAAATCCTCCCCAATATAGAGACCAAAATAAATTTGTAATGGGAAGGCAGGGCACTTATGCCAAAAAATGTATGGCCTTGATTTGGAAAAAACAATCTTAGGCCTAATGGCATCCAGGGGATTTGGCAGATGCTATCTGCCCTCCAACTGGAGAAGATTATGTGTGTACTAAAAGGCAAACAGTTGCTTGCAACATAGATGACTTTTTAATATGCACCACCAGTTGCTTGTTCTATGTCTATGCATGTTATAAAAAGCATAAGACATCAGTAAATATATTCTGGCAAAAACAATCCTTGTAAGTAgtaattagttttatttagttagactttgttttgttgtttaaaactaTAAGATTTCTGATTTGGTGCAAACCTGCTGGAATAAATACTCACTTGCTGGTCCAGGTATGACAGGGCTCAGGTTGATTTCCTGCTGATTGGGTTGGTTCAGTATCTGTTCATGAGTAAATAAAGTAGGGTAGTTTATAGCCACAAGCCCTTATGTCCAGGAGACCGTATTCTGATGATGTAATTAATGTGTGAAGGTATTTGGGATCCTGACGTTTGATGTGTTGGCTGAGGTGTGTTAGATCTTAACTTTGCTGTACATATTACATTGCTGTGGTTAATCATTTTTCTGGCCACTGTGGAGTATATGAATTGTGCTGGTAGAACAACCAGGGCTTTAAGTGCCACATTTATGTAGCAATACATTTTCTGTAATGACTTAACTGAGAGACTTGACTTTTGTTTAACTTGCTTTGCATCATCTGCTTTGGTGAATGTTTGCTAGAGAAAATACTCACGTTCTTGTTCAGGTCTGAGAGATCAGAGGTGGATTTTCTGCTTAATGGGTCTGATGATGTCCTGATTTTGAGAGATAGAGTAAATGCATCCAAATCTctgagaataaaacaaaatagtttgTCTGCACACACACAATCTTCTGTTTAACAAATAGGCAACAGGactgtttttgttaattagAATTATTCAATGAGTCACCTATTAACCTAAGCAAGGCCCTAAGTAAAAAATACTCAGAGTACCTCTGTGGATTATTTGTACTGTAGGACTTAAAGCTAAATGCAGTTTAAGGGGAAAATCTTCCTGTGTCCCTTTGTCTCCATCCAACATCAGGCTTTGCCTTGTAAGATGAATGGCAAATAGGAATGTAACAAGATAATTTATCATCCGTTTTGGTACATATCTCAGTTTTAAAGGCCCCCTTTAGTAAGTTCTCGTACATTTCAATCAAGAGAAATGCATAAATGTCTTATTTCTTACAATAATTTTAGAATATTAATATGTCCCAATAACCTTTAGCCCTCCATATAATTTCCTAGTGctgattttctttgtgtttccctTGTTCCCTGCTTGACCAAGGGATCCTCTGTGTTCCTCAAGGTTACCTCCTAAGCTCCAGTCTGGAAAATACTCTCTGAGATACTTCCTGGATTTGCACCTCAACTCCCCTAAAGACATAACCTCCTGGATCACTTTATCCCATGACCAGCAACTAACAGCTCCCACCTACCGGAACATTCAAACTGTTCACTAACTCATTTATCACA
Proteins encoded:
- the LOC124881079 gene encoding uncharacterized protein LOC124881079; the protein is MQQIVQVSVVLLNVVWILLFLTLDPDFSVFVQRRSSSSDEEMFMREFCLQPSSDRNWTSIIPSVEEINNITELPLNDRRKIPHNEESNSGDKFPTCSPPQHSPDQMTSSDPLSRKSTSDLSDLNKNILNQPNQQEINLSPVIPGPASATFLDVCCFKLFRKPINKNVFTSYYLTGPPRCLLTAAILKTKRSYHICVDPNQPWVKRILNLLVKRSF